The following are encoded in a window of Calditrichota bacterium genomic DNA:
- a CDS encoding peptidase M14, whose translation MKVHFNKKLTITIFVFLFISVAYSLSIAQTYFPRTWKSRKVNLQFNRYYDWAQMEQALRTLEKAYPKFLKLRSIGKSYMGREMWYMTINNPDTGDEMDKVAMYIDANIHGNEIQGGEVCLYTIWYLMENYNYNPDVKKLVDERVFYIFPSVNPDGRDYWLHTGGSARSRQFPYDNDNDGLYDEDGPEDLDGDGEIGSMFIKVKPGEGTYRLNDKGDGLVPIKKNIEGKPDEVGDYKYVGSEGIDNDGDGRINEDGPGGTDPNRDFGSYWQPKNIQGGAGDYPFTWVESQHTRDFLYAHPNIAAGQAFHNSGGMILRSPGAALHGEYKSADLAVYDAIGKEGEKILEGYRYIVIWSGLYTVWGGFTDFMHDLLGIYTFSNELWTSRSDLNHDKKISDDERKFFNRFIDWNNTVVPMHEIDHPTLGKVIINKDETKLSGRVPPAWLLEELCHRNMAFCLYHAYNMPLPKIKKVEKKKIAGNLTKLKVTIYNERLEPTMSAAAIENKVQRPDILSIDGNVKVLAAGKNKSSRLSQVPARYRRYFLRAEDTDVNYIDQKDLKNLRLYNGIPGKAEVEYDFLIEGKGKIKVKLDCQKGGKDEKVITL comes from the coding sequence TTCAATCGTTACTACGACTGGGCGCAGATGGAACAGGCGCTGCGCACGCTGGAAAAAGCTTATCCGAAATTTCTGAAATTGCGCTCCATCGGAAAATCCTACATGGGCAGAGAAATGTGGTACATGACCATCAACAACCCTGACACCGGGGACGAGATGGACAAGGTTGCTATGTACATCGACGCCAACATTCATGGCAACGAAATTCAGGGCGGCGAGGTTTGTCTGTACACAATCTGGTATTTGATGGAAAATTACAACTACAACCCGGACGTGAAAAAATTAGTCGACGAGCGCGTTTTTTACATTTTCCCGTCTGTAAATCCGGACGGCAGAGACTACTGGCTGCACACCGGCGGCTCGGCGCGCTCGCGACAATTTCCTTACGATAATGACAACGACGGCCTTTACGACGAAGATGGCCCCGAAGACCTGGATGGCGACGGAGAAATCGGCTCCATGTTCATCAAAGTCAAGCCCGGCGAAGGAACCTATCGCCTGAACGACAAGGGCGACGGACTGGTGCCCATCAAGAAAAATATCGAAGGGAAACCGGACGAAGTCGGCGATTACAAATATGTTGGCAGCGAAGGCATCGACAACGACGGCGACGGCAGAATTAACGAGGATGGCCCCGGAGGAACCGACCCGAATCGGGATTTTGGCTCCTACTGGCAGCCGAAAAATATTCAGGGCGGCGCCGGCGATTATCCGTTTACCTGGGTGGAATCGCAGCACACAAGAGATTTTCTCTACGCGCATCCCAATATTGCCGCAGGGCAAGCGTTTCACAATTCCGGCGGAATGATATTGCGCAGTCCGGGCGCCGCATTGCACGGTGAGTACAAAAGCGCGGACCTCGCTGTGTACGACGCCATTGGCAAAGAAGGCGAAAAAATACTTGAAGGTTATCGCTATATCGTCATCTGGAGCGGCTTGTACACAGTTTGGGGCGGATTCACCGATTTCATGCATGACCTGCTTGGAATTTACACCTTTTCCAATGAATTATGGACTTCTCGCTCCGATTTGAACCACGACAAAAAGATTTCCGACGACGAAAGGAAATTCTTCAACCGTTTTATCGACTGGAATAACACGGTAGTTCCCATGCATGAAATCGATCACCCGACATTGGGAAAAGTCATCATCAACAAAGATGAAACAAAACTGAGCGGACGCGTTCCGCCGGCATGGCTCCTGGAAGAGCTCTGTCACAGGAACATGGCGTTTTGTTTGTATCATGCTTACAACATGCCGCTGCCCAAAATTAAAAAAGTTGAAAAGAAAAAAATTGCCGGCAATCTGACAAAACTCAAAGTGACCATTTACAACGAACGTCTTGAACCGACCATGTCCGCTGCGGCGATTGAAAACAAAGTCCAGCGGCCTGATATTTTGTCAATTGACGGCAACGTGAAAGTTCTGGCAGCAGGAAAAAATAAGTCATCTCGTCTGTCGCAAGTCCCGGCGCGCTACCGCCGTTACTTTTTGCGCGCCGAAGATACCGATGTGAATTACATCGACCAAAAAGACCTGAAAAACCTCCGCCTTTACAACGGCATTCCCGGAAAAGCGGAAGTGGAATACGATTTCCTGATCGAAGGAAAAGGGAAAATCAAGGTCAAATTGGATTGCCAGAAAGGCGGGAAAGATGAGAAGGTGATTACATTGTAA